Proteins from a single region of Nitrospirota bacterium:
- the tatA gene encoding twin-arginine translocase TatA/TatE family subunit encodes MFDIGMPELIVIFIVALLVFGPKKLPELGRTLGKGLGELKKALQDVKESVEEEFKETTSDIRDTVTDVKKQLETEVKSTEKTIKDTVKEVQTQVETESEELNKTIDSTIKDVEDHADSGSKKGK; translated from the coding sequence ATGTTTGATATTGGCATGCCGGAACTGATAGTAATTTTCATCGTTGCCCTCCTGGTTTTCGGCCCCAAAAAACTGCCGGAACTGGGCAGGACTCTCGGCAAAGGCCTTGGTGAATTAAAAAAGGCATTGCAGGATGTGAAGGAGTCCGTAGAAGAGGAATTCAAGGAAACAACTTCAGATATCCGCGATACGGTGACGGATGTCAAGAAGCAGCTTGAGACAGAAGTAAAATCTACCGAAAAAACAATAAAAGACACCGTGAAGGAAGTTCAGACACAGGTTGAGACCGAGTCAGAAGAACTCAACAAGACCATTGACAGCACAATAAAGGATGTGGAGGATCATGCGGACAGTGGTTCCAAAAAGGGAAAATGA
- the tatC gene encoding twin-arginine translocase subunit TatC yields MSETRMMGFLEHLGELRKKITVSLIGLCVTFVIAFNFSEQILRFLMFPLKYSLDFSVTKRYMYFAPHDKLQNMKLVFLSPAEGFWMNMKIAIVAALILALPIIFQQLWSFISPGLHKKEKKYVVPFVLVATLLFLVGAAFCFFIVLPFAMSFLLTYKIGDFMMPMLSIGQYVDFCLKFILAFGAVFELPIFIIFATRMGFVTPQTLAKNRKYAILIAFVIAAMLTPTPDAFNQSLMAVPIIILYEVGILASRIFRIKETV; encoded by the coding sequence ATGTCAGAAACCAGGATGATGGGATTTCTCGAACATCTCGGTGAACTCAGAAAAAAAATTACCGTTTCCTTGATCGGTTTATGCGTTACGTTTGTCATTGCCTTCAATTTTTCCGAACAGATCCTCAGGTTCCTCATGTTCCCTCTCAAATACAGCCTGGATTTCTCGGTAACAAAAAGGTACATGTATTTTGCGCCCCATGACAAGCTCCAGAACATGAAACTCGTGTTTCTTTCACCTGCTGAAGGATTCTGGATGAACATGAAGATCGCTATAGTTGCCGCCCTTATACTTGCACTTCCCATCATTTTCCAGCAGCTGTGGAGTTTTATTTCACCCGGACTTCATAAAAAAGAGAAAAAATATGTCGTTCCGTTTGTCCTGGTAGCAACACTCCTCTTCCTTGTTGGTGCTGCGTTCTGTTTTTTCATCGTTCTGCCGTTTGCCATGAGTTTCCTGCTTACTTACAAGATAGGGGATTTCATGATGCCGATGCTTTCAATCGGTCAGTATGTTGATTTCTGCCTTAAGTTTATTCTTGCATTCGGTGCGGTATTCGAACTTCCGATATTTATCATCTTTGCAACACGCATGGGTTTCGTAACTCCGCAAACCCTCGCAAAGAACAGGAAGTATGCCATCCTGATCGCGTTTGTGATTGCAGCCATGCTTACTCCGACGCCCGATGCCTTCAACCAGTCCCTCATGGCTGTACCAATAATCATTCTGTATGAAGTCGGGATTCTTGCCTCACGAATTTTCAGGATTAAAGAGACGGTCTAA
- a CDS encoding HEAT repeat domain-containing protein: protein MEISEESKEARDIIQNLIKSKKTIRMYPQNNPIYAKILEDSYTRFKSFFDYHESIVLSIKQNSILYDNEQIYYNPDKEDNLALFFFKDGLRELTFKKGLMREELEEFLKIIALDFDRDAIDDDVVTLLWEKDFQNIQYVVDEAFLADADEEDYSIKTEEKAKEKVTDVNDLMKAYEDGFVQEDVKGISIVPLTDNDLQMLVKELEKDSSEKIGKLTLILFEIIYQSEDKTDVEQAFTFLKDAINFSMKHGDMETAIEVMRKAKKILENPLMAENEKRYMMLLPSYLGTDEIISLLADILDSGIEIDTTIYDEFVAHLEKNAIEPLIKYLGELKTIRARKNVIEALISIGKKDIQALSRGLDDQRWYVVRNIIYILRRIGDRRAIDYLLKTVKHSDIRVRKEGIKALGDLGGKEGIQTLRECLDDTDMQIRVAAAKSFASIGSEAPKRILLDKIAEKSFKDKDFEEKKEFFEAISRWKDPEIFDFLVKILKTKSFFGRAKLYESKACALLCLGLLGNKDALPLLYKYQDSGNKLLRDFSLSAIKKLEYGN, encoded by the coding sequence ATGGAAATTTCCGAGGAAAGTAAAGAAGCAAGAGATATCATTCAGAACCTTATCAAGTCCAAAAAGACTATAAGGATGTATCCTCAGAACAATCCCATCTATGCAAAGATCCTCGAAGATTCTTACACCAGGTTCAAAAGCTTTTTTGATTACCATGAAAGCATTGTACTGAGCATCAAGCAAAACAGCATCCTCTACGACAACGAGCAGATCTATTACAACCCTGATAAGGAGGATAACCTCGCCCTTTTCTTCTTTAAAGACGGTTTGCGTGAACTTACATTCAAAAAGGGACTCATGCGGGAAGAGCTCGAGGAATTTCTGAAGATTATCGCGCTTGATTTTGACAGGGATGCGATAGACGACGATGTGGTAACGCTCCTTTGGGAAAAAGACTTTCAGAATATCCAGTATGTAGTTGATGAAGCTTTTCTTGCCGATGCCGATGAAGAAGACTATTCAATAAAGACTGAGGAAAAGGCAAAAGAAAAGGTTACCGATGTAAATGACCTGATGAAGGCCTATGAGGACGGATTTGTCCAGGAAGATGTGAAGGGGATATCAATTGTTCCGCTCACGGATAATGATCTTCAGATGCTCGTGAAGGAACTGGAAAAGGACTCTTCGGAAAAAATAGGGAAATTGACACTCATCCTCTTCGAAATCATTTACCAGTCTGAAGACAAAACGGACGTTGAGCAGGCATTTACTTTTCTGAAGGATGCCATAAATTTTTCGATGAAGCACGGGGATATGGAAACAGCAATCGAAGTGATGAGGAAAGCGAAGAAAATACTCGAAAATCCGCTTATGGCAGAAAATGAAAAGAGATACATGATGCTGCTTCCTTCATATCTTGGCACTGATGAGATAATCAGCCTTCTTGCTGACATCCTCGACAGCGGAATCGAGATAGACACGACTATTTATGATGAATTCGTCGCCCACCTCGAAAAAAATGCGATCGAACCACTCATAAAATATCTCGGGGAATTAAAGACTATCCGCGCACGAAAGAATGTGATAGAAGCTCTCATCAGTATCGGGAAAAAAGATATCCAGGCACTCTCAAGAGGCCTTGATGACCAGAGATGGTATGTGGTCAGAAATATTATCTATATTCTTAGAAGAATCGGCGACAGGAGGGCAATCGACTACCTGCTGAAAACAGTAAAACATTCTGACATAAGGGTAAGGAAAGAGGGCATTAAGGCACTTGGCGACCTCGGAGGAAAAGAAGGAATACAAACTCTCAGGGAATGCCTTGACGATACTGATATGCAGATACGGGTAGCTGCCGCAAAGTCCTTCGCGTCTATCGGGTCAGAAGCCCCAAAACGGATTCTTCTGGACAAAATTGCCGAAAAGAGTTTCAAAGACAAGGATTTTGAGGAAAAGAAAGAGTTTTTTGAGGCAATTTCAAGGTGGAAGGATCCCGAGATATTCGACTTTCTGGTGAAAATCCTGAAGACAAAATCATTCTTCGGAAGAGCAAAGCTTTATGAAAGCAAGGCCTGTGCGTTGTTATGCCTCGGACTGCTGGGAAACAAGGACGCTCTCCCCCTGCTGTACAAATATCAGGATTCCGGAAACAAACTCCTCAGAGATTTTTCGCTCTCTGCAATCAAGAAGCTGGAATATGGGAATTAA
- a CDS encoding HD-GYP domain-containing protein: protein MGIKEEREIQKHGQDIINQFSVILRTAQIHDPANIAVMTAVERFLSLINQLTESGTSINLELVGEYFYIDETRIRYSMEYLLNFDFLIREFKRREIGKIVFMSNLQPKDIQIFLKAFIAAGFSDTPYETMSDITGESDNLEISRLQKILEGEQVDVRKVIKKVYFNAVSYTRGVMTKIQAGEKVNIKKAKRVVESMVDHILEEENLLIGMTAIKEYDEYTYHHSVNVSILSIALGQRLGLSKKVLTELGLVALFHDIGKIEIPSEVLNKSTNFTEDEWKVIRRHPIWGVKAILKIRGVDFTASRAAIVAFEHHMNYDLSGYPKVAKHSELDFFSRIVSLADQYDAMTSSRVYSRIPLSPDKALSIMMERAGSQLDPLLFKFFINMVGVFPIGTLVMLDTKELGLVYESNTVFADRPRVLIIIDRQGKRVSGPVVNLTEKDEQSRYYRSIIKTLDPNKYKINLAEYLL, encoded by the coding sequence ATGGGAATTAAAGAAGAGAGAGAAATACAAAAGCACGGACAGGACATAATCAACCAGTTCTCTGTTATTCTGCGGACTGCCCAGATCCATGATCCCGCGAATATTGCCGTTATGACCGCGGTCGAACGGTTTCTGTCCCTGATAAACCAGCTTACCGAGTCCGGTACCAGCATAAATCTTGAACTCGTCGGTGAGTATTTCTATATAGATGAAACCAGAATCCGCTATTCCATGGAGTACCTGCTGAATTTCGATTTCCTGATCCGTGAGTTCAAAAGGCGGGAAATCGGAAAGATTGTGTTCATGAGTAACCTGCAGCCCAAAGACATCCAGATATTCCTTAAGGCGTTTATTGCGGCCGGTTTTTCTGACACGCCTTACGAAACCATGTCAGACATCACGGGAGAATCCGACAACCTTGAGATATCAAGACTCCAGAAAATACTGGAGGGGGAACAGGTTGATGTCAGAAAGGTGATAAAGAAAGTCTATTTCAACGCGGTTTCCTATACCAGGGGAGTGATGACGAAGATCCAGGCAGGTGAAAAAGTGAACATCAAGAAGGCCAAAAGGGTCGTTGAGTCGATGGTTGACCACATTCTCGAAGAGGAAAACCTTCTCATCGGCATGACCGCCATCAAGGAATATGACGAATACACGTACCATCATTCAGTAAATGTGAGCATCCTTTCGATCGCTTTGGGTCAGAGGCTGGGCTTGAGCAAAAAAGTCCTTACCGAACTCGGACTGGTCGCGCTGTTTCATGACATCGGCAAAATCGAAATTCCCAGTGAAGTCCTGAACAAATCCACCAACTTCACCGAAGACGAATGGAAGGTTATCAGAAGACACCCGATTTGGGGAGTTAAAGCAATATTGAAAATACGGGGTGTTGATTTCACTGCGTCCAGGGCTGCAATTGTTGCATTCGAGCATCATATGAACTATGATCTCAGCGGATACCCGAAGGTCGCAAAACACTCTGAACTCGATTTCTTCTCAAGAATTGTGAGCCTCGCAGACCAGTACGATGCGATGACTTCATCGAGGGTCTATTCAAGAATTCCGCTGTCACCTGATAAGGCGCTGAGTATCATGATGGAAAGGGCCGGTTCCCAGCTTGACCCTCTCCTTTTCAAGTTTTTCATTAATATGGTCGGAGTATTTCCCATCGGCACTCTGGTAATGCTCGATACGAAGGAACTCGGCCTTGTGTATGAGAGCAACACTGTGTTTGCCGACAGGCCAAGGGTACTGATCATTATTGACAGGCAGGGGAAGAGGGTAAGCGGTCCGGTGGTCAACCTTACCGAAAAAGACGAACAGTCAAGATATTACCGTTCCATTATAAAAACGCTTGATCCCAACAAGTATAAAATAAACCTTGCCGAATACCTTCTCTGA
- the murA gene encoding UDP-N-acetylglucosamine 1-carboxyvinyltransferase — protein sequence MDTLVIKGGKKLKGEVQIGGAKNAALPLMAASVLASGESTIAKVPDLKDIKTMGRLIANLGAGYHYEDHRIIISTSRIDNFEAPYDLVRTMRASILVLGPLIARYGKAKVSLPGGCAIGARPINLHLMGLEKMGADIRLESGYVIAKAKKLTGTSVYFDTPTVTGTENLMMAATLARGRTVLENAAMEPEVVDLANALVSMGARIKGAGESTIEIEGVDGLEPMNYTVIPDRIEAGTFMTAAGITGGDIILRGCCIEHLDASVMKLKEAGLSFEPVTDGIRVSGPSRPAAANLTTMPYPGFPTDMQAQFMALMCIAEGTSVIKEMIFENRFMHVAELIRMGAEIIVEGGVASVKGVERLKGAPLMATDLRASASLVVAALAAKGETKVHRIYHLDRGYEKMETKLLMLGADIRRDKE from the coding sequence TTGGATACACTCGTCATCAAAGGCGGCAAAAAGCTTAAGGGAGAGGTACAGATAGGTGGGGCAAAGAACGCTGCCCTTCCTCTCATGGCAGCTTCAGTTCTTGCATCCGGCGAAAGTACGATCGCAAAGGTTCCTGATTTAAAAGATATCAAGACAATGGGGCGCCTCATCGCAAACCTCGGCGCAGGATATCATTATGAGGATCATCGGATAATAATCAGCACAAGCAGGATTGATAATTTTGAAGCACCGTATGATCTGGTACGAACCATGAGGGCATCCATTCTCGTGCTTGGTCCCCTTATCGCCAGATACGGAAAGGCGAAGGTATCCCTTCCGGGCGGGTGCGCGATTGGCGCGAGACCGATAAATCTCCATCTTATGGGTCTTGAAAAAATGGGCGCAGACATCAGACTGGAGTCCGGATATGTAATTGCGAAGGCAAAAAAACTCACGGGCACATCGGTATATTTTGATACCCCGACCGTTACGGGAACCGAAAATCTTATGATGGCTGCGACTCTGGCAAGAGGAAGAACCGTGCTCGAAAATGCGGCAATGGAGCCGGAAGTCGTGGATCTTGCCAATGCGCTTGTTTCCATGGGAGCCCGGATAAAAGGGGCCGGAGAAAGCACCATCGAAATAGAAGGGGTCGATGGGCTGGAACCCATGAACTATACTGTCATACCTGACAGGATAGAGGCAGGGACTTTCATGACCGCTGCCGGGATCACCGGTGGAGACATTATTCTCAGGGGGTGCTGCATTGAGCACCTTGACGCATCGGTAATGAAGCTTAAAGAGGCCGGTCTTTCATTTGAACCGGTCACTGACGGCATACGTGTATCCGGACCTTCAAGACCTGCTGCGGCGAATCTTACCACGATGCCATATCCTGGATTCCCGACGGACATGCAGGCGCAGTTCATGGCCCTAATGTGCATTGCCGAAGGAACAAGCGTCATTAAGGAAATGATTTTCGAGAACAGGTTTATGCATGTGGCCGAACTGATAAGAATGGGAGCAGAGATAATTGTTGAAGGTGGCGTCGCATCCGTAAAAGGGGTTGAGCGGCTAAAGGGGGCGCCACTGATGGCAACAGATCTGAGGGCAAGTGCATCACTCGTTGTCGCAGCTCTTGCTGCAAAGGGCGAGACGAAAGTGCACAGGATTTATCACCTTGACAGGGGTTACGAAAAGATGGAAACAAAACTTCTCATGCTGGGCGCGGATATCAGGAGAGATAAGGAGTAA
- a CDS encoding CBS domain-containing protein encodes MPFFGELFVSEILKKPVLDPKGEDLGRVRDMIVVKGEPFPRVSALIVEKKKRFFNLLWTDLNIFNKRIISTKIYSDNLHPYESDEKDLRIVRDIFDKQIVDANGAKVVRVNDVKLEGYNSEAILAAVDVGMRGIMRRLGFERSGEDMMKIFKKHLPYNLISWNYIQPLEPKLTKISLTVPRQMVSELHPADIAEIISQVSHKEGATFFKGLDVETAAEALSELQPDVQAALITGMDTDKAADIIEEMPPDEAADILSDLPVDKAKEILEQIEKEEAEDIQELLSHEEDTAGGLMTNEFIAFAPDMPVRQAIEKFRQDAEEVETVYYIYIIDTDEKLLGVVSLRDLLLAPLDATLSDIMETKLKTVTSDADEVEVAEIISKYNLVAIPVLDNDGFILGIVTIDDVIDRILPPSAKRKRRKV; translated from the coding sequence ATGCCGTTTTTTGGAGAACTTTTTGTCAGTGAGATCCTGAAAAAACCTGTTCTCGACCCGAAGGGAGAGGATCTCGGCAGGGTAAGGGACATGATCGTCGTGAAGGGTGAACCCTTCCCGAGGGTTTCTGCCCTTATCGTGGAAAAGAAAAAGAGATTCTTCAACCTTCTGTGGACCGATCTGAACATCTTCAATAAAAGAATCATCTCGACAAAAATCTATTCTGACAATCTTCATCCTTACGAGTCAGACGAGAAAGACCTCCGGATTGTAAGGGATATTTTCGATAAGCAGATAGTCGATGCAAATGGCGCCAAAGTGGTACGGGTGAATGACGTAAAACTCGAAGGGTATAATTCAGAGGCTATCCTCGCTGCGGTAGATGTCGGCATGAGGGGTATAATGCGAAGACTCGGATTCGAAAGAAGCGGAGAGGATATGATGAAGATTTTCAAGAAACATCTCCCGTATAACCTTATTAGCTGGAATTACATTCAGCCCCTGGAGCCGAAACTTACGAAGATTTCCCTTACTGTTCCACGACAGATGGTCTCTGAGCTTCATCCTGCTGACATCGCTGAAATCATCAGCCAGGTCTCGCACAAGGAAGGTGCAACGTTTTTCAAGGGCCTGGACGTTGAAACCGCGGCAGAAGCTCTTTCCGAACTGCAGCCTGACGTGCAGGCAGCCTTAATCACGGGGATGGACACTGATAAGGCTGCGGATATCATCGAAGAGATGCCGCCTGACGAGGCAGCCGACATCCTGAGCGACCTCCCCGTTGATAAAGCCAAGGAAATACTGGAGCAGATAGAAAAGGAGGAAGCCGAGGATATCCAGGAGCTCCTCAGCCATGAGGAAGACACTGCCGGTGGCCTCATGACAAATGAATTCATTGCCTTTGCTCCCGATATGCCTGTCAGGCAGGCAATAGAAAAATTCAGGCAGGATGCAGAAGAGGTCGAAACAGTCTATTACATCTACATCATCGATACGGATGAAAAGCTCCTCGGCGTTGTCTCGCTCAGGGATCTGCTGCTTGCGCCTCTTGATGCCACTCTTTCTGATATCATGGAAACGAAGCTTAAGACGGTAACATCTGACGCTGATGAAGTCGAGGTTGCAGAGATAATTTCAAAATATAACCTTGTGGCCATACCTGTCCTTGACAATGACGGGTTTATCCTCGGCATTGTTACCATTGATGATGTAATAGACCGGATACTCCCCCCTTCTGCAAAGAGAAAGAGGAGAAAGGTATGA
- a CDS encoding Nramp family divalent metal transporter, producing the protein MSLWKRIAVFLSIMGPGIITANIDNDASGITTYSVAGARFGYSLLWTLIPTTIALVVVQEMVARMGAVTGKGLSDLIRENYGVKSTFYMMCVLFVANFGTTVANFAGWAASMEILGLSKYLMVPVGALFIWILVVKGSYRFVERILLFACLLYFGYVLSGFMAKPEWSEVIYHTFVPQMKWQPEFVMLSIGIIGTTITPWMQFYLQSSIAEKGIKKDEYKASRLDVLIGCSITDIISFFIIVTCATTLFSQGIRIHEASEAAIALKPLAGNYAFLIFAVSLANAALLGAIIVPLATSYYICEAMGWERGVNKTFKEAPQFMGIYTFMIVTASLVILIPEVPLVFLMVLSSVLNGILLPFVLVFAIALVNNKNLMGEYVNPKIYNIISWGTVGVISLLTAFFLITILFPLKEIYG; encoded by the coding sequence ATGAGCCTCTGGAAAAGAATCGCCGTTTTCCTGTCAATCATGGGGCCGGGAATAATCACCGCGAACATCGATAATGATGCAAGCGGGATCACTACATACTCGGTTGCCGGTGCACGATTCGGCTATTCGCTTCTCTGGACGTTAATACCGACGACTATCGCCCTTGTTGTCGTACAGGAAATGGTTGCGCGCATGGGAGCAGTGACAGGCAAGGGTCTTTCGGATCTCATAAGGGAAAATTACGGGGTAAAATCGACTTTTTACATGATGTGCGTGCTCTTTGTCGCCAACTTCGGAACAACCGTTGCCAATTTCGCAGGCTGGGCTGCAAGCATGGAGATACTCGGTTTGAGCAAATATCTTATGGTGCCGGTTGGCGCTCTTTTCATATGGATTCTCGTTGTGAAAGGCAGCTACCGGTTTGTTGAACGCATCCTCCTTTTTGCGTGCCTCCTGTATTTCGGTTATGTCCTTTCGGGTTTCATGGCAAAACCTGAATGGTCGGAGGTCATTTACCATACATTCGTTCCACAGATGAAATGGCAGCCGGAATTTGTAATGCTGAGCATAGGCATTATCGGGACGACCATTACGCCGTGGATGCAGTTTTACCTCCAGTCATCGATCGCGGAAAAAGGCATAAAGAAGGACGAATACAAAGCCTCGAGGCTTGACGTGCTTATCGGGTGCAGCATTACAGACATTATCTCGTTTTTCATAATCGTCACCTGTGCCACAACACTCTTCAGCCAGGGGATCAGGATACATGAGGCATCAGAGGCAGCCATTGCCCTTAAGCCACTCGCCGGAAACTATGCATTTCTGATATTTGCGGTCAGCCTTGCGAATGCGGCCCTTTTGGGTGCGATCATCGTGCCTCTGGCAACATCATACTACATCTGTGAAGCCATGGGATGGGAACGCGGGGTGAACAAAACATTCAAGGAAGCTCCTCAGTTTATGGGGATTTACACATTCATGATCGTAACAGCCTCCCTTGTGATATTGATTCCTGAAGTTCCTCTCGTGTTCCTGATGGTCCTTTCCTCAGTGCTGAACGGTATTCTTCTGCCGTTCGTCCTGGTATTCGCGATAGCGCTGGTCAATAACAAGAACCTGATGGGCGAATATGTGAACCCAAAAATCTACAACATCATCTCTTGGGGCACAGTCGGGGTTATTTCGCTGCTCACAGCATTCTTTTTGATCACAATACTGTTTCCGCTGAAGGAGATATATGGTTAA